In Deltaproteobacteria bacterium PRO3, one DNA window encodes the following:
- a CDS encoding DUF3187 family protein: MRKSLKTLCAALGMAAVVTASAPSAHALVSSFDVLNFKPAISNRTDYFTVYSSQTVAKHGWNAGFYVDFAHNPLEVAFPVLGRRFAGVVDNTITGNFYATYGLLDWFSVGMNIPVVFWLDYVNTLGPPFGTGTGASDSMTELGDIRMELKFRILNNEDKLIGLALVPFFTIPSGDSTHFVGNGTVTGGIKIALDFNIHERVKLALNVGYLGRDDVTIGGVRIDDQLLLGLGLSIKIIERLSFLVEAHTEPVIRDLFENEVQTPAEVLGGFRIKVAEHWDINVGGGAGLTLGVGSPDFRAFLGLNYNWAPEPCPACDRPAQVEARQITIDQVIHFEFDRANIRPQSYPILDDVVSIIKSNPSIKMVKIEGYTDSIGSDAYNMKLSQRRANAVKAYLVNKGIPASMLDAVGFGESKPVATNDTAEGRAKNRRTEFHVEQ, encoded by the coding sequence ATGAGAAAAAGCCTCAAAACACTCTGTGCCGCATTAGGCATGGCCGCCGTGGTTACGGCGTCTGCGCCTTCTGCCCACGCTTTGGTGTCGAGCTTTGACGTTCTGAACTTCAAGCCCGCCATCTCCAACCGAACCGACTATTTCACCGTGTACTCCAGCCAGACGGTTGCGAAACACGGCTGGAACGCCGGTTTCTACGTTGACTTTGCCCACAACCCTCTTGAGGTTGCGTTCCCCGTGTTGGGTCGCCGCTTCGCCGGCGTCGTGGACAACACCATCACCGGCAACTTCTACGCCACCTACGGTCTTCTGGACTGGTTCTCGGTCGGCATGAACATCCCGGTGGTCTTCTGGTTGGACTACGTCAACACCCTGGGCCCTCCTTTCGGCACCGGTACCGGCGCTAGCGACAGCATGACCGAACTTGGCGACATCCGCATGGAGCTCAAGTTCCGCATCCTCAACAACGAGGATAAGCTGATCGGTCTCGCCCTGGTTCCCTTCTTCACCATTCCTTCCGGCGACTCCACCCACTTCGTGGGCAACGGCACCGTCACCGGCGGTATCAAGATCGCTCTCGACTTCAACATCCATGAGCGCGTCAAGTTGGCCCTTAACGTCGGTTATCTGGGCCGCGACGACGTGACGATTGGCGGCGTTCGCATCGACGACCAGCTCCTCTTGGGTCTGGGTCTCTCGATCAAGATCATCGAGCGCCTGTCGTTCCTGGTCGAAGCCCACACCGAGCCGGTCATTCGTGACCTGTTCGAAAACGAAGTCCAAACCCCGGCTGAGGTCCTCGGCGGTTTCCGCATCAAGGTTGCCGAGCACTGGGACATCAACGTCGGCGGCGGCGCGGGTCTGACCCTCGGCGTCGGTTCTCCGGACTTCCGGGCTTTCTTGGGCCTGAACTACAACTGGGCTCCCGAGCCTTGCCCTGCTTGCGATCGTCCGGCTCAAGTCGAAGCGCGCCAGATCACCATCGATCAGGTCATCCACTTCGAATTCGACCGTGCTAACATTCGCCCGCAGTCCTATCCCATCCTCGATGACGTTGTCTCCATCATCAAGAGCAACCCGAGCATCAAGATGGTCAAGATCGAGGGTTACACCGACTCGATCGGCTCCGACGCTTACAACATGAAGCTGTCGCAGCGCCGCGCGAATGCCGTGAAGGCCTACCTGGTCAACAAGGGTATCCCGGCCTCCATGCTGGATGCGGTTGGTTTCGGCGAGAGCAAGCCGGTGGCGACCAACGACACGGCCGAAGGTCGTGCGAAGAATCGCCGCACCGAATTCCACGTCGAGCAATAA